ATCCACCCATTTCCACCACCGCCAGCTTGTATACCCTTTCAAGGAGTATAGAAGGCTCAGGGGAAACAGAGATCTTTATTGAAGTATACCTTCATATATTACTTTATCTAAAACAGAGATCGAACCTTTTTACCAATggtaaaatattcattaatggctaaaatattcaacaatctaaaaatatatttgtaaggTATTAGAAGTTCTGAATAGTGACATTAGTATTCaaattgtataattaattCATTGATGGCAAAGCAAGCAAACTGAACCACTAATGGGTAAACAATGAAACTACCCATACCCATGCCCATGCGACAGGACGACCAGGAGCACTCCACTGGCGGCCATCGAACGAGATGATTGTGGCATTCGTTGTATTCCTTTTATCGCTGATAGTATTTTATCTGTTTGTCACAACCAAGCAATTCCACAAATTGCAGGGCTGACTGGCGATTGGGGTCAGGTAGACGCAAAAGGTAAACAGCGATGCCAACTCTCGTGATGAAGTAAACACACGGCTTAACAAAATGCGCAgaacaattattaaatatacgAAATTAACTACCCTTTTTGCAGGTGATGAAGGCATTGTGCTACAGTGCCAAACTGGTGGCCGGCTACCATGCCAAACGGAATCCGGATCTCGCCAAGCGATACGCCACCGCCAGCTCGAGGATCTCTGGTGCGAGAGCCACCCTGCGCCTCATCGACGACATACCCATGATCCAATATGCCTTGGAGTATGGATTGGGCGAAAATGAGCCTGATCGCGTGATGCAAGTACTGGGAGTGACGGCCAACATAGTGGATTTGCTCTACTATCCCATCGAGAAGGTGTGTTGGCTGGCCGAGCACAAGATTGTGGATGTCAAGAATGCGGATAACTGGGACAATGTCAACTCTATTTTCTGGGTTCTTTCGGTGTACCTTAACCTTATGAGGACAATGCGCAATTTTTCATTGAATCAGGACAAACTGAACCGAACGAAAAATGTAAACGAGTAAGTGGTCCCCTAATGAAAACTACCAATGAAAACTAATAAACCTTTCAAATCCATAGATTGGACGTGAAAACGTTGACCAAGCACCGCCTGGAAATGGTGTCCATCGTTCGGATCTCACTCGACTTTGTGCACGCCGTCAGTACGCTGCCCAAAGGATATTTGTGGGGCGGCAAGCTGTCCACGCTGCAGGTGGGCGCCATTGGCACCTTATCCGCTGGCCTGGGCATCTACCAGATCTTTGCCAAGAGAAGACTGAACAAGTAGTCGCTGCGCCATCGTATTTGCAATCCGTGTACTCGTATTTGTTGAACAGAATTTTTAAGCTAGTCGGTAATCGTTTTTGTACGTCACTCGCAAGTGTGTTTAGTCTGTAAGTTTTTTAAAGAAGCACAAAATACACGCTGAATAATGGTAGAACAAGAGTTTTTGGTCTGTGTGTCCTTTATTATCTGTTACTTCTTTTATTGTGTGTTGTTAGATTTCCATACATGTATGTCAGTTTGTGTATTGTTAATTTTCCATTCGTAGCCAGCAAAATGTTTAACTTAATGTACAGGCTCTCGCTCCTTTATATTGTCAGCCCTCTGGCGAGGGTTCATTACCAGAGTTATTCGTATTATTTGTCGTTCACGCGAACGATTTGTTTGTCGGTCTAGCAGTCATTGTATACAATGTGTCTTAGGCATATTTAAAATACTCATATGTCTGATATTATACTCGTTATGCATGGTTTCAGTTTAAATACTTGGATTCATAGATTACATGAGGGACCGGGGATCAGTTGCTTCGGGCTGGAGCCCAAGATCTGACCATTGGCTTTGGTTAAAAATAACATTCgttagtaaatatattttcattgtaCATAgtttatttgcttgttttgtgTCGCAAGCGCATAAATATTAACAATTACTAGTTATTATCATTTTTAGTTTGCTCTTGCTTGACTGACTGCTTCCATTGGTAAGCTCTTTAGATGTACGAAGTATGAATGAAGTGAtgtttatcattttattttagcctTTATGTTTGCTCTTTATGTAACGGGGTTCATTaaaattctttattattttgatatagatattttttgggatttattaattttcgatAATATACCTAGCTACATgagtttatatactttttataccttttgttattgttattagaATCATTGGATATTCGATCGAAGTTCTTCGCTTcacttacaaaaaaaaagcctCAAAAAGTTCCCAAAAAGAGTTCATGCACTCAAAATATGTTCAACTTTGTTCCATTTGCTTTTATAgttgtgtatctgtatctttctTTATAACCATAATGCAATTTGAACTCTTGCTCATaacaatatataataattatttagtaCATAAATAggtatatattaatatttgtatgtattcTTATATTGCATGAACAGTGGCCAAAGTTAATTGGTTGTGCTCCCAAATGTTTGTGCCAATTCTTTTCTACAGTAAAACCGTACGATCTTCCAAGTTGAGGATACTGTATATGCGGTAATCCTTCAATATGGAGTACGGTTTTCCCATAGAGAAGAAGTGGGGACTTTTGTAGGCGCCTCCAAGGACTAAGGACCAACTGTATTAGGTATTTATGTACCAATTTACGTCTtgcattatatatttatgtatatatttattcttatCGGAAGCTATTTAAAATGGCACTGCagtaatttttgtttatattcctATATAAGGTGGGAAAATCAATTAGTCGGACCAACGCCAAACCCCCTTATATTGGGGGTAAAGGACGACGGTCGTTACTAAATATTCTTCTAAATATCCTTTCCTCTCATCCTCTGCTATAACAGTATACGAATTCGGGGCTCTTAACTCAATTTGGTTGCCCCGCAagtaattattaaaatatatttatatgtacgtgtatgtatatagtatatgtgGTATTTGATTATTGCATTAAAAGCTTAGTATTCCgttttgaattattattatatattcattggtgtatatatatatttatatatatatataggttgTATAATAGTCTTTTTAAAAACCGTTCTTATTGCATTCTTATCCTTACTCGCTAGGTTTGGTTTACGCTTAATTTTAACATATTTGCCGGGCAAATATTGTtgctttaaaattcaatttgcaaagTTCTTGCTAATGTTCCCCCAAAATGTGTCTCACATGTTCGCTTGTGTCTTTGAATACAGTTGACAGTACATCAGTAATACGATAGTAAAAATATCTGGTATAGGGTTTCGAATACGAGTAGTATGATGGTTTAGAGTTTAGAGTACAGAATAGGTTAGTTAATGCGTGCTAGAGATATCGGCATAAGTAAAGATATTCTTCCATCGATAGAACTTCCTCATTGATTTGCACCTTAGCtgagtttaaaaataattactcTGTATAGTGTAGAATGGCTTAAAAGTAGACGTATGGATATAATCGGATGACTTGCGTcagtaaaatatgttttatttttgaaatatatgtatttggatttggattgttaattatttatatatatatatattgttacCTAAGTAcgctttgcatattttttcttaatgttccatttttgtttttactttgctaaaatttaatattatcgGTTTTGCGTGGGAAGCGTTCGATTTTGGTTCCTTTACATTTCgtttaaactttattttcttgtGTCTTCACATATTGGTTTTAATCTTTGATACATTTGTTTAAACTCCCTAATCTGCTCAttagttttagtttatttcgataggaaaaaaatgtaattttaaataaaaatatatggaaAAGCCAGTATGgaaaagtttaaaactgtttgcctGACACATGCCtgtgttaatttaaaattcacGTTATCTTTGGCTCTTAAGCTTGTAAAAGCGTTAAAAACGTTAAAGTAAAACTGTGTAACATACGATCGAGATTGGGTcgccaattaattttttttgccgaAATAGCCTTAAAAAGTTCCATTTAAAAGTCGCCCTGTTTGGGCGTATCTTCATTTGTTCTTCCATTTGGTTAATAAAACTATGGTAAATTTTAtagttatttaaaattgtttcacGAATATGtacgcgtgtgtgtgtgt
This genomic stretch from Drosophila yakuba strain Tai18E2 chromosome 3R, Prin_Dyak_Tai18E2_2.1, whole genome shotgun sequence harbors:
- the LOC6537865 gene encoding peroxisomal membrane protein 11C isoform X1 gives rise to the protein MGSTTKFVNEFCDIIDSYGGRDKVMKALCYSAKLVAGYHAKRNPDLAKRYATASSRISGARATLRLIDDIPMIQYALEYGLGENEPDRVMQVLGVTANIVDLLYYPIEKVCWLAEHKIVDVKNADNWDNVNSIFWVLSVYLNLMRTMRNFSLNQDKLNRTKNVNELDVKTLTKHRLEMVSIVRISLDFVHAVSTLPKGYLWGGKLSTLQVGAIGTLSAGLGIYQIFAKRRLNK
- the LOC6537865 gene encoding peroxisomal membrane protein 11C isoform X2; translation: MLNTIAGKPLTRCQIKRIIRYERKVMKALCYSAKLVAGYHAKRNPDLAKRYATASSRISGARATLRLIDDIPMIQYALEYGLGENEPDRVMQVLGVTANIVDLLYYPIEKVCWLAEHKIVDVKNADNWDNVNSIFWVLSVYLNLMRTMRNFSLNQDKLNRTKNVNELDVKTLTKHRLEMVSIVRISLDFVHAVSTLPKGYLWGGKLSTLQVGAIGTLSAGLGIYQIFAKRRLNK